A part of Populus alba chromosome 8, ASM523922v2, whole genome shotgun sequence genomic DNA contains:
- the LOC118052443 gene encoding caffeoylshikimate esterase gives MVQHPVAEANDQSPFGTLSPSEFYAKHQVTHNSEYITNSRGLKLFTQWWTPLPPTKTIGCVAVVHGFTGESSWFVQLTSILFAKHGFVVCAIDHQGHGFSDGLDNLIYHIPDINPVVEDCMRYFKTFRETHAPNLPAFLYSESLGGAIALYVTLRQRGAWDGLILNGAMCGISAKLKPPWPLEHLLFVVAAVVPTWSVIPTRGSIPELSFKEEWKRKLGCASPKRVTMRPRAATAYELMRVCKELQGRFEEVAVPLLVVHGGDDVVCDPASAKELYERAASADKTLKMYSGMWHQLIGEPEENVNLVFGDMVEWLQNRAERYKDGDVARAAASDGGA, from the coding sequence atggtgcAGCACCCAGTGGCAGAAGCCAACGATCAAAGCCCATTCGGGACCCTTTCCCCCTCTGAATTCTACGCCAAACACCAAGTGACCCACAATTCCGAATACATCACTAACTCCCGGGGTCTCAAGCTCTTCACTCAATGGTGGACCCCACTTCCCCCGACGAAAACTATCGGCTGCGTAGCCGTTGTCCATGGCTTCACCGGTGAATCCAGCTGGTTCGTTCAATTAACTTCAATTCTCTTTGCTAAACATGGGTTCGTTGTTTGCGCTATTGATCACCAAGGCCATGGCTTCTCTGATGGGCTTGACAACTTGATATATCACATCCCAGATATCAACCCAGTTGTGGAAGATTGCATGCGGTATTTTAAGACTTTTCGCGAGACTCACGCGCCCAATTTGCCGGCTTTTCTGTACTCGGAATCCCTGGGTGGGGCGATAGCTTTGTACGTTACGCTCCGTCAGAGAGGCGCGTGGGATGGGTTGATTTTGAATGGGGCTATGTGCGGAATTAGTGCCAAGCTCAAGCCACCGTGGCCGTTGGAGCACTTGCTTTTCGTAGTCGCGGCCGTGGTACCCACTTGGAGCGTGATTCCCACTCGCGGGTCGATTCCTGAGTTGTCGTTCAAGGAGGAGTGGAAGCGGAAGTTGGGGTGTGCGAGCCCGAAGAGGGTGACAATGAGGCCACGCGCGGCCACGGCATACGAGCTTATGAGAGTGTGTAAGGAACTTCAAGGGAGGTTTGAGGAGGTGGCTGTGCCTTTGTTGGTTGTGCATGGTGGTGATGACGTGGTGTGCGACCCTGCGAGCGCCAAGGAGTTGTATGAACGCGCTGCGAGTGCTGATAAGACATTGAAGATGTATTCTGGGATGTGGCATCAGTTGATCGGTGAGCCCGAGGAGAATGTGAATTTGGTGTTTGGGGATATGGTCGAGTGGCTCCAAAACCGTGCTGAACGCTATAAGGATGGGGATGTGGCTCGCGCTGCTGCCAGTGATGGTGGCGCGTGA